In Mesorhizobium sp. M9A.F.Ca.ET.002.03.1.2, the DNA window CGGCACTTGGCAGAGCCAGGCAACTGGCCAAGAAGCCGGCCGCCGCACTGCTGCAGACGCGCGACCTGCTCAAGGGCGACACAGGCGCGCTCTGCGATCGCATCGACCAGGAGATTTCGCTGTTTCAGCAGGCCTTGCAGGACGACACCACGCTGCGGCGGCTGCAGCGGATTGCCCGGCTGGCGGCATGAGAAGTCATCCGGAAGGATGACAGCATCCGCAATCGTGCCGCGCGTCCCTTCCGGCGCGCGGCAGTGCTTCAGGCCCGTGTTCCCAGGAACGAAGGCCCTTCCCCGATGATCTTCTTGTCTTCCTTGCCGATGACGTCGAGATCGCGGCCCTCATAGGGAAGCGACAACAGGATGCGCTGTATGACGGCCAGCCGCGCGCGCCGCTTGTCGTTGGCCCGCACGATAGTCCAGGGCGCGCACTCCTTGTGCGTGCGCTCGATCATGAGATCGCGAGCCTTGGTGTAGTCGTCCCATTTCGTGATGCCTGCAATGTCGATCGGCGAGAATTTCCAGCTCTTCAATGGGCTGTGACGGCGATCGTGAAATCGTTCGAGCTGCGTTTCCTGGCCGATGTTCAGCCAGAACTTGAAGAAATGGATGCCCTCGTTGCAGATCATCCGTTCGAAATACGGCGTCTCGTCCAGGAATTTCTCGTGCTGTTCGGGCGTGCAGAAACCCATGACCGGCTCGACGCCGGCGCGATTGTACCAGGAGCGGTCGAAAGTGACGAACTCGCCGGATGTCGGAAAGTGCGCGACATAGCGCTGGAAATACCATTGTCCTGTCTCAGTCGGTGTCGGCTTGGTCAGCGCCACGTTGCGCGCCGTCCGAGGGTTCATGTACTGGCGCAGCACGAAGATCGTGCCGCCCTTGCCGGCGGCATCACGTCCTTCGAACAGCGACATTACCCGCTCGCCCGTCGACTGCAGCCACGCCTGCGCCTTGACCAGTTCGATCTGCAGCCGCTCGAGCGTCTCGTCATACTCGTCGCTTTTCATTTTCTTGTCGTAGGGGTAGCCGCCGGCGGTCAGCTTGTTCTTGTCGACCCAGTCCGGAAGCTTGGGATCCTCGATGTCGAAGGTGAACTCCTTGCCGTCGATCCGGACCTTCAGCGGACCTGCAACGGGCGCGGCGGCATTTTCCCTAGGGTTTTTCATCGAGACGAACCTTTCCAGCTCTAGGACTCATG includes these proteins:
- the ppk2 gene encoding polyphosphate kinase 2, whose protein sequence is MKNPRENAAAPVAGPLKVRIDGKEFTFDIEDPKLPDWVDKNKLTAGGYPYDKKMKSDEYDETLERLQIELVKAQAWLQSTGERVMSLFEGRDAAGKGGTIFVLRQYMNPRTARNVALTKPTPTETGQWYFQRYVAHFPTSGEFVTFDRSWYNRAGVEPVMGFCTPEQHEKFLDETPYFERMICNEGIHFFKFWLNIGQETQLERFHDRRHSPLKSWKFSPIDIAGITKWDDYTKARDLMIERTHKECAPWTIVRANDKRRARLAVIQRILLSLPYEGRDLDVIGKEDKKIIGEGPSFLGTRA